A stretch of Myxococcus hansupus DNA encodes these proteins:
- a CDS encoding DUF1338 domain-containing protein, whose protein sequence is MTTDSAHRLLDLLWERYAAEVPYARTFVQLSGGSFRNDHVALRSLARPGGGISLFSQPFVRLGWKPAGAYTFPDAHLSAIYLSHPAGLPRVFISELKQEELSARARQLLAALPEDSAPPEDVEALAAWFSSPEAPPDEAALLELEKESQYGAWLLAFGRKVNHFTGSVDDVEVWQRRMREAGVPMKADIEGAPGTSLRQTATAAAPLPISLRGGGSRSWPYAYFEIAQRTPDFDGFLGPQARALFDMTKRGE, encoded by the coding sequence ATGACGACCGACTCCGCCCACCGTCTCCTCGACCTGCTCTGGGAGCGCTACGCCGCGGAGGTGCCCTATGCGCGCACCTTCGTGCAGCTCTCCGGGGGCAGCTTCCGCAATGACCACGTCGCGCTTCGCTCGCTGGCCCGGCCCGGTGGCGGCATCTCGCTTTTTTCCCAGCCCTTCGTCCGGCTCGGTTGGAAGCCCGCGGGCGCGTATACCTTTCCTGACGCGCATCTCTCCGCCATCTATTTGTCACATCCAGCCGGCCTGCCGCGCGTCTTCATCTCCGAGCTGAAGCAGGAGGAGCTGTCTGCGCGCGCGCGCCAACTGCTCGCGGCCCTGCCCGAGGATTCCGCGCCGCCCGAGGACGTGGAGGCGCTCGCCGCGTGGTTCTCCTCGCCAGAGGCTCCGCCGGACGAAGCCGCGCTCCTGGAGCTGGAGAAGGAGTCTCAGTACGGCGCCTGGCTGCTCGCCTTCGGCCGCAAGGTGAACCACTTCACGGGGTCGGTGGATGACGTTGAGGTGTGGCAGCGCCGCATGCGTGAGGCGGGTGTGCCCATGAAGGCGGACATCGAGGGCGCGCCGGGGACCTCGCTGCGGCAGACGGCCACCGCGGCCGCGCCGCTGCCCATTTCACTTCGAGGCGGAGGCAGCCGCTCCTGGCCGTATGCCTACTTCGAGATTGCCCAGCGCACGCCGGACTTCGACGGCTTCCTCGGGCCCCAGGCGCGCGCGCTCTTCGACATGACGAAGCGGGGCGAGTAG
- a CDS encoding GNAT family N-acetyltransferase — protein sequence MLPGTVSIDLRAATASDEPFLFALYVSTREHELAAWGWAPAQRDAFLRMQWMAQSHDWAARYPGADHQVVCRDGQPVGRLLVARTTPEWRVVDIALLPQHQGGGVGTRLLTHVRDEAAKAGAPLRLQVLRTNPARRLYERLGFEADAAPSPEAADPYVSMTWRPAPRP from the coding sequence ATGCTCCCAGGCACTGTGTCCATCGACCTGCGCGCCGCGACGGCCTCGGACGAGCCCTTCCTCTTCGCGCTGTACGTCAGCACCCGCGAGCACGAGCTGGCCGCCTGGGGCTGGGCGCCAGCGCAGCGCGACGCCTTCCTCCGCATGCAGTGGATGGCGCAGTCCCACGACTGGGCGGCCCGCTACCCCGGCGCCGACCATCAGGTGGTGTGCCGCGACGGCCAACCCGTGGGGCGCCTCCTCGTCGCGAGAACCACCCCGGAGTGGCGGGTGGTGGACATCGCCCTGCTGCCCCAACACCAGGGCGGCGGTGTGGGCACCCGGCTGCTGACCCACGTGCGCGACGAGGCCGCGAAGGCCGGTGCTCCCCTCCGGCTGCAAGTGCTTCGAACCAACCCCGCGCGCAGGCTGTACGAGCGCCTGGGCTTCGAGGCGGACGCCGCGCCCTCCCCGGAGGCGGCCGACCCCTACGTGTCCATGACGTGGCGGCCCGCGCCACGCCCCTGA
- a CDS encoding DUF7151 family protein, producing the protein MTRMNWRRPMYPKWFQAMPLTALLVLSACDGGSQGPQGPQGPAGPAGAPGADGEQGAQGPAGAAGPQGEPGATGPQGERGPEGPAGGPEGPIGLSALVRTEVEASGENCDQGGVVVRTGIDVNRNGELEEGEVNEALTRYVCNGDLGPVGSVGPQGPVGPQGLRGEQGVQGPVGAQGDQGIQGEIGPVGPAGATGPMGAEGPQGPTGIQGPVGPAGATGPAGEVGPAGPTGAAGPQGPAGATGPAGEVGPAGPTGAAGPQGPAGAIGPAGATGPAGAPGPTGANGPQGPQGPTGRWAPMVMARVGRTTFPSPAPWT; encoded by the coding sequence ATGACGCGTATGAACTGGCGACGCCCGATGTACCCCAAGTGGTTTCAGGCGATGCCGCTGACGGCACTGCTCGTGCTGTCGGCGTGTGACGGGGGCTCGCAGGGGCCTCAGGGTCCACAAGGGCCCGCCGGACCCGCGGGTGCGCCCGGTGCCGATGGGGAGCAGGGCGCGCAGGGGCCCGCCGGAGCTGCTGGACCTCAAGGTGAGCCCGGTGCCACGGGCCCTCAGGGCGAGCGCGGTCCGGAAGGTCCCGCCGGCGGCCCCGAGGGACCGATAGGTCTGTCCGCGCTGGTTCGCACCGAGGTCGAGGCCTCGGGTGAGAACTGTGATCAGGGCGGCGTGGTGGTTCGGACGGGCATCGACGTCAACCGCAACGGCGAGCTCGAGGAGGGCGAGGTCAATGAGGCCCTGACCCGCTACGTGTGCAACGGCGACCTGGGCCCGGTCGGCTCCGTGGGGCCGCAGGGGCCCGTGGGGCCGCAGGGCCTCCGTGGCGAGCAGGGCGTTCAGGGGCCCGTGGGGGCGCAGGGTGACCAGGGCATCCAGGGCGAGATCGGCCCCGTGGGGCCCGCTGGCGCGACAGGGCCCATGGGTGCCGAGGGGCCGCAAGGTCCCACGGGAATCCAGGGGCCCGTAGGCCCCGCTGGCGCGACAGGACCCGCGGGTGAGGTGGGCCCCGCGGGACCGACGGGCGCGGCGGGTCCTCAGGGCCCTGCAGGCGCGACAGGACCCGCGGGTGAGGTGGGCCCCGCGGGACCGACGGGCGCGGCGGGTCCTCAGGGCCCTGCAGGCGCGATTGGACCTGCGGGAGCGACCGGCCCGGCGGGAGCGCCGGGGCCCACGGGTGCGAACGGGCCGCAGGGGCCTCAAGGGCCCACGGGTCGCTGGGCGCCTATGGTGATGGCTCGGGTGGGGCGTACAACGTTCCCATCGCCAGCACCGTGGACCTGA
- a CDS encoding phage tail protein: MSEPFIGQVMMFAGNFAPRGWAFCQGQILSIAQNTALFAILGTTYGGNGQTTFALPDLRGRYPMQPGQGPGLSPRTLGEQGGTETVTLIANQMPAHSHSLNVSSQAGDTETPVGTVLAADSTATVLNYRAAPIDGTMNPAAIGIAGGSQPHNNMSPFLCINFIIALEGVFPSRN, translated from the coding sequence GTGTCAGAGCCCTTCATCGGTCAGGTCATGATGTTCGCAGGCAACTTCGCTCCGCGGGGCTGGGCCTTCTGCCAGGGACAGATTCTCTCCATCGCCCAGAACACGGCGCTCTTCGCCATCCTCGGCACCACCTATGGAGGCAACGGACAGACGACGTTCGCGCTGCCGGACCTGCGTGGCCGCTACCCCATGCAGCCGGGGCAGGGCCCGGGCCTCTCCCCGCGCACCTTGGGGGAGCAGGGCGGCACGGAGACGGTGACGCTGATTGCGAACCAGATGCCGGCGCACAGCCACTCGCTGAACGTCAGCAGCCAGGCGGGTGATACGGAAACACCCGTGGGCACCGTGCTCGCCGCGGACTCCACCGCGACCGTGCTCAACTACCGCGCCGCGCCCATTGACGGGACGATGAACCCCGCGGCCATCGGCATCGCGGGAGGCAGCCAGCCACACAACAACATGTCGCCCTTCCTCTGCATCAACTTCATCATCGCCCTGGAAGGCGTCTTCCCGTCGCGGAACTGA
- a CDS encoding AI-2E family transporter, whose amino-acid sequence MLERDGRGQRSQVTPTTVFTVCASVLAVVALVTLVVKTRVALTLTGVAVILALALEHGVSWLERRKTPRLAAIATVMTALLLVVATLALLVIPAAADQLDALVHQWPQLVEELRNSRLFRVASERLQALGWARRLEEATPSLATGALPSLVLRAIGGVLGMVVSALTVFFLVVFMLTFGGDLIRKGLALIGPQHRMRYVRVLRNIYGATGGYLSGLALICTVNATLTTAMLAILGLPYFLPLGIASGLSSLVPYVGPLVTGGLITLLTWATQGTWVALAALIYFLLYGQLEGNVLAPLIFRRTVHVNPLLILLSILFCAELAGVVGAVVAVPVAATVQIITRELLLFRQERGTSPPAGPSAPV is encoded by the coding sequence GTGTTGGAGCGAGACGGCAGGGGGCAACGCTCCCAGGTCACACCCACGACGGTGTTCACCGTCTGCGCCTCCGTGCTCGCGGTGGTGGCGCTCGTCACCCTCGTGGTGAAAACGCGCGTGGCCCTCACCCTGACGGGCGTCGCCGTCATCCTGGCCCTGGCGCTGGAACACGGCGTCTCCTGGCTGGAGCGGAGGAAGACGCCTCGGCTGGCGGCCATCGCCACGGTGATGACCGCGCTCCTGCTGGTGGTCGCCACGCTCGCGCTGCTGGTGATTCCGGCGGCGGCGGATCAACTGGACGCCCTGGTCCATCAGTGGCCCCAACTCGTGGAGGAGCTGCGCAACTCGCGGCTCTTCCGAGTGGCGAGTGAACGGCTCCAAGCACTGGGCTGGGCGCGCAGGCTCGAGGAGGCGACGCCCAGTCTCGCCACCGGCGCGCTTCCCTCGCTGGTGCTGCGAGCGATTGGAGGCGTGCTGGGCATGGTGGTCTCCGCCCTGACCGTCTTCTTCCTCGTCGTCTTCATGCTGACGTTCGGCGGAGACCTGATTCGCAAGGGCCTGGCCCTCATCGGGCCCCAGCATCGGATGCGGTACGTCCGCGTCCTCCGGAACATCTATGGCGCCACGGGAGGCTACCTCTCCGGGCTCGCGCTCATCTGCACGGTCAACGCGACGCTGACCACGGCGATGCTGGCCATCCTGGGGCTGCCCTATTTCCTCCCGCTGGGCATCGCCAGCGGGCTCTCGAGCCTGGTCCCCTATGTCGGGCCGCTGGTGACAGGCGGACTCATCACGTTGCTGACGTGGGCCACGCAGGGAACCTGGGTGGCGCTCGCCGCGCTCATCTACTTCCTCTTGTACGGGCAGCTCGAGGGCAACGTGTTGGCGCCGCTCATCTTCAGGCGCACGGTGCACGTCAACCCGCTCCTCATCCTGCTCTCCATCCTGTTCTGCGCGGAGCTGGCGGGCGTCGTCGGCGCGGTGGTGGCGGTCCCCGTGGCGGCCACCGTCCAAATCATCACGCGGGAGCTCCTGCTCTTCCGGCAGGAACGCGGCACCTCTCCCCCGGCCGGCCCCAGCGCCCCTGTCTGA
- a CDS encoding DedA family protein codes for MAAGPLPWLISHGSAALLFAALVAGGLGVPIPEDLVLLSLGILAHREVLPIALALAVGLVGVLCGDTALFLTAKRLGPRLYAHPRLAKVLTPERRERLARLYARHGGRCVFFGRFLSVLRGTVFIMAAVQGMRLRHFLLWDGLALCLSVPVVVGLGYAFSHSVDAVAKGAAHAEHLLLLAAVLAAAVYGGVRWLRGRRQR; via the coding sequence ATGGCCGCAGGTCCACTTCCGTGGCTGATTTCACATGGCTCGGCGGCCCTCCTCTTCGCCGCGCTGGTGGCGGGAGGCCTGGGCGTCCCCATCCCCGAGGACCTGGTGCTGCTCTCCCTGGGCATCCTCGCGCACCGGGAGGTGCTGCCCATCGCGTTGGCGCTCGCCGTGGGCCTGGTGGGCGTCCTCTGCGGCGACACGGCGCTCTTTCTCACCGCGAAGCGATTGGGACCGCGCCTGTATGCGCATCCACGTCTCGCGAAAGTCCTGACGCCCGAGCGCCGGGAGAGGCTGGCCCGCCTCTATGCACGCCACGGCGGACGCTGCGTCTTCTTCGGACGCTTCCTCTCCGTGCTCCGGGGGACTGTCTTCATCATGGCTGCGGTGCAGGGCATGCGGCTGCGCCACTTCCTGCTGTGGGACGGGCTGGCGTTGTGCCTGAGCGTGCCGGTGGTGGTGGGGCTGGGCTACGCCTTCTCGCACAGCGTGGACGCGGTGGCGAAAGGGGCGGCGCACGCCGAGCACCTGCTGCTGCTGGCGGCGGTGCTGGCCGCGGCGGTCTACGGGGGCGTGCGCTGGCTGCGCGGACGGCGCCAACGCTGA
- the bioA gene encoding adenosylmethionine--8-amino-7-oxononanoate transaminase, translating into MERADIVRLDKAHVWHPYTAMEAYIAETDPLVVVRSQGSYLYDADGTRYLDANGSWWVSTLGHRHPRLLKALAEQVATLPHVSLAGITHEPAALLASELAAIAPGADQPGLPSSERLSRVFYSDNGSTAVEVAIKMAAQYWAQNGMPRRSRFITLSGAFHGETMGATSVGGVPLFREVFGPLLFDVVHVPSPAEEGGWERAFAQVQAALRAHPEEIAGVILEPVLQGAAGMLMYSPEFVRAVREATREVDTFLIADEVFTGMGRTGARFAVDLAGVVPDMVCLAKAISGGILPFGVTLASERVFSGFLGASNRALYYGHSYCGNPLGAAIAREVLAVYRDEDVLGQVARKAPRVKAAFERMAATIPGLVRPRSVGMVGAVDLGGGGYLAKGGWRVYEAARRRGLYLRPMGDTVYIAPALTISEAELDALLSGVEASLQEVAGR; encoded by the coding sequence GTGGAGCGGGCGGACATCGTCAGGCTGGACAAGGCGCACGTCTGGCATCCCTACACGGCCATGGAGGCGTACATCGCGGAGACCGACCCGCTGGTCGTCGTCCGCTCCCAGGGCTCGTATCTCTATGACGCGGATGGCACGCGCTACCTCGACGCCAACGGCTCCTGGTGGGTGTCGACGCTGGGGCACCGGCACCCCCGGCTGCTGAAGGCGCTCGCCGAGCAGGTCGCCACGCTGCCTCACGTCTCGCTCGCGGGCATCACCCACGAGCCCGCGGCCCTGCTCGCATCGGAGCTGGCGGCCATCGCGCCCGGCGCGGACCAGCCCGGCCTGCCGTCCTCCGAGCGACTGTCCCGGGTCTTCTATTCGGACAACGGCAGCACGGCCGTGGAGGTGGCCATCAAGATGGCGGCGCAGTACTGGGCACAGAACGGGATGCCCCGCCGCAGTCGGTTCATCACCCTGTCTGGCGCCTTCCACGGTGAGACGATGGGCGCCACCAGCGTGGGCGGCGTTCCCTTGTTCCGAGAGGTGTTCGGGCCGCTGCTCTTCGACGTGGTGCACGTGCCCTCGCCTGCGGAGGAGGGGGGCTGGGAGCGGGCCTTCGCCCAGGTGCAGGCCGCGCTGCGCGCGCACCCGGAGGAGATTGCCGGCGTCATCCTGGAGCCGGTGCTGCAGGGCGCGGCGGGCATGCTGATGTATTCGCCGGAGTTCGTCCGCGCCGTGCGCGAGGCCACACGGGAGGTGGACACCTTCCTCATCGCCGACGAGGTCTTCACCGGCATGGGGCGCACGGGCGCTCGCTTCGCGGTGGACCTGGCGGGCGTGGTGCCCGACATGGTGTGTCTGGCGAAGGCCATCTCGGGAGGCATCCTGCCCTTCGGCGTGACGCTGGCCTCCGAGCGCGTCTTCTCGGGGTTCCTCGGCGCGTCGAACCGGGCGCTCTATTACGGGCACTCCTATTGTGGGAACCCATTGGGCGCCGCCATCGCCCGGGAGGTCCTGGCCGTCTACCGGGATGAAGACGTCCTGGGCCAGGTGGCGAGGAAGGCGCCTCGAGTGAAAGCCGCCTTCGAACGGATGGCCGCCACGATTCCGGGCCTGGTCCGGCCTCGCTCCGTGGGGATGGTGGGAGCGGTGGACCTGGGGGGCGGCGGCTATCTCGCGAAGGGCGGCTGGCGGGTATACGAGGCCGCGCGCCGCCGGGGGCTGTACCTGCGGCCCATGGGCGACACGGTTTACATCGCCCCGGCACTGACCATCTCTGAGGCGGAGCTCGACGCGCTGTTGTCGGGCGTCGAGGCGTCTCTTCAGGAAGTCGCCGGTCGCTGA
- a CDS encoding acyl-CoA desaturase, whose amino-acid sequence MAVLLFFVSHWLLCVFFQSFFQHRYAAHRMYTMGPKTERVMHLLTYLVQGSSYLSPKAYAILHREHHAFSDTEKDPHSPHFFKDVARMMWHTKARYDDYAAGRGQPEPRFTGGYPEWPLVDTTLRTSWFATLGWVAFYSAFYVMFATSPWQFLLLPLHFLMGPVHGAIVNWCGHKYGYRNFESTDKSVNSLPLDFLCMGELFQNNHHKYGSSPNFAARKFELDPTWQVMRALAWLRIIRIATPQRAVWPEPREAVRAAGAARAA is encoded by the coding sequence ATGGCCGTCCTCCTCTTCTTCGTCTCGCACTGGCTGCTCTGTGTGTTCTTCCAGAGCTTCTTCCAGCATCGGTACGCGGCCCACCGCATGTACACCATGGGGCCCAAGACGGAGCGGGTGATGCACCTGCTCACCTACCTGGTGCAGGGCTCCTCGTACCTGTCGCCCAAGGCCTACGCCATCCTCCACCGCGAGCACCACGCGTTCTCCGACACGGAGAAGGACCCGCACTCGCCCCACTTCTTCAAGGATGTGGCGCGGATGATGTGGCACACCAAGGCCCGCTACGACGACTACGCCGCCGGCCGCGGCCAGCCCGAGCCCCGCTTCACGGGCGGCTATCCGGAATGGCCGCTCGTGGACACCACGCTGCGCACCTCGTGGTTCGCCACGCTGGGCTGGGTGGCCTTCTATTCCGCCTTCTACGTGATGTTCGCCACCTCGCCCTGGCAGTTCCTGCTGCTGCCCCTGCACTTCCTGATGGGCCCGGTGCACGGCGCCATCGTCAACTGGTGCGGCCACAAGTACGGCTACCGGAACTTCGAGAGCACTGACAAGTCGGTCAACTCGCTGCCCCTGGACTTCCTCTGCATGGGCGAGCTCTTCCAGAACAACCACCACAAGTACGGCAGCAGCCCCAACTTCGCCGCGCGGAAGTTCGAGCTGGACCCCACGTGGCAAGTGATGCGCGCGCTGGCGTGGCTGCGCATCATCCGCATCGCCACCCCGCAGCGGGCCGTGTGGCCGGAGCCTCGCGAGGCCGTCCGGGCCGCCGGCGCCGCCCGGGCCGCCTGA